The proteins below are encoded in one region of Festucalex cinctus isolate MCC-2025b chromosome 2, RoL_Fcin_1.0, whole genome shotgun sequence:
- the styxl2 gene encoding serine/threonine/tyrosine-interacting-like protein 2 isoform X1 — protein MDTAADCQEDAGLTEQEAINRADMASAAGEHEDQTVPNGDEEETSIQGIQSRYLRCSSPSLSMMSESRFSAISGSDAASIFMEPIHLSSAIAAKKIINEELPPRGVRAESVPESMLERAEQLMVEDLYNRVRDMIDDRSPYNTPCVLDIQRAMVQDRLEAPSRPVDEVWPNIFIAEKSIAVNKARLKRMGITHILNAAHGTGVYTGEAFYSGMGVHYMGVEVDDFHDADISPHFRPTAEFLDEALLTHKGKVAVISMMGVSRSAILVASYLMIFQHMTIMEALTAMRKKRPINPNEGFLKQLRQLNENLLEESDDDDDTLSQCSVIDARTRARIFGEGGEDDETLPEEGQSMVEVKAHSITMEEEEDGASVMSSVASSAAAEELLSRSVRPHDSRPQEESMLPENAGSTEGDEDDAGLDRMIQEWQRRNELYQSDEWWQAQLNSDEEDAAPVADVESVTSEDVRALKERSKRRNRRPPSDAASTSSCSSYADLWKQRLREIEEEASARYRKKENGESEAAQEDEKKNKIDEEMESILSDTTSMYNFCQKNKENMTALERWRVKRIHFGWNKKERGDGEKSSVGDNEKSDGAEATTPSFQDVNLTAYQAWKRKQQRRLGEENVEEILEMSRGEDSATVKRRQRREEILERSKKTLEESQSVCGWENESCVSGATVPLSAFWAGAGVINDDNTSVISGQSSVRSSASRSTHSNLQPPPILPVPTVQGPSGEAMVNLASIQNWIANVVTETIKQKQSEMSLPPPSLAGSELSFGAPSSVISGRGGDDDKASVLSGRSYSGSMSQGCGRPASVLSAGGFSGAGSRGSALPDVKKNKITTTSVPLFSLFQDQVNLGKLDAIDKEIKSEMRGKMATYEKKKILEDNKRSTLYKKKKPKGDEDEEEEEKRKEEEFLEEAKKKKQKPLKTFGLSGCLNLNPALENDKNTSVDDWLKSVRPPPRKTAAAAAISDDPYDDLDGSASQFDFSSRRASSAGEDDDTYGGTSRFDAEYSGINNGHGQARRSYGEGEDDEAGASGSRRKFTNHSQHRSHDTGGGRRETDGGDEEDDVEAFIAQTRQRVRARAAAEEPDDEVLAAWRAQQEAKWQGQS, from the exons ATGGACACCGCTGCTGACTGCCAAG AAGACGCGGGTTTGACTGAACAGGAGGCCATCAACAGGGCTGACATGGCGTCGGCGGCCGGCGAGCACGAGGATCAGACGGTGCCGAATGGCGACGAGGAGGAGACGAGCATCCAGGGTATCCAGTCTCGTTACCTGCGATGTTCGTCGCCCAG CCTGTCTATGATGTCAGAGTCCAGGTTTTCCGCCATCTCTGGCTCGGATGCCGCCAGTATTTTCATGGAGCCCATCCACTTGTCGTCCGCCATCGCCGCCAAAAAGATCATCAATGAGG AACTGCCACCTCGAGGTGTCCGCGCCGAGTCCGTCCCGGAGTCCATGCTTGAAAGAGCAGAGCAGCTGATGGTGGAGGACCTCTACAACCGAGTGCGGGACATGATTGATGACCGCAGCCCCTATAACACTCCCTGCGTGCTGGACATCCAGAGGGCCATGGTTCAGGATCGCCTGGAGGCTCCCAGCAGGCCTGTGGATGAAGTgtggccaaacattttcatcGCTGAGAA ATCTATCGCCGTCAACAAGGCCCGGCTGAAGCGAATGGGCATCACGCACATCCTTAACGCCGCGCACGGCACCGGCGTTTACACAGGGGAGGCGTTCTATTCCGGGATGGGCGTTCACTACATGGGTGTTGAGGTGGATGACTTCCATGACGCCGACATCTCGCCACACTTCCGGCCAACCGCGGAGTTCTTGGACGAAGCTTTGCTGACTCACAAAG GCAAAGTTGCGGTGATTTCCATGATGGGCGTCAGTCGCTCGGCCATCCTGGTGGCGTCCTACCTGATGATCTTCCAGCACATGACCATCATGGAGGCCCTGACGGCCATGAGGAAAAAGCGTCCCATCAACCCCAACGAGGGTTTCCTCAAACAACTGCGACAGCTCAACGAGAACTTGTTGGAAGagagcgacgacgacgacgacacgcTCAGCCAGTGTTCGGTTATCGACGCGCGCACTCGCGCGCGCATCTTCGGTGAGGGCGGTGAAGACGACGAGACGCTTCCGGAGGAAGGGCAAAGCATGGTGGAGGTGAAAGCGCACTCCATCAcgatggaggaggaagaggacggCGCCAGTGTGATGAGCAGCGTGGCCTCCTCCGCAGCTGCTGAGGAGCTCCTGAGCAGATCCGTCAGACCGCACGACAGCCGACCTCAAGAGGAATCCATGCTGCCTGAGAACGCGGGAAGCACAGAAGGTGACGAGGATGATGCCGGTCTGGATCGAATGATCCAAGAGTGGCAGCGCAGGAATGAGCTGTACCAAAGCGACGAGTGGTGGCAGGCGCAGCTGAACAGCGACGAGGAGGATGCGGCACCCGTCGCCGACGTGGAGAGCGTCACCAGCGAGGACGTGCGCGCCCTGAAGGAACGTTCGAAGCGCCGCAACAGACGGCCTCCGTCAGACGCCGCATCCACCTCCAGCTGCAGCAGCTACGCCGACCTCTGGAAGCAGAGACTGCGCGAGATCGAGGAAGAGGCTTCGGCTCGCTATCGGAAAAAGGAAAACGGCGAAAGTGAGGCGGCGCAAGAAGATGAAAAAAAGAATAAGATTGATGAAGAGATGGAGAGCATCCTGTCCGACACGACATCCATGTACAACTTCTGCCAGAAGAACAAGGAGAATATGACGGCTTTGGAGCGCTGGCGGGTGAAGCGGATTCACTTTGGATGGAACAAGAAAGAACGCGGGGACGGAGAGAAGAGTTCTGTAGGTGATAATGAGAAAAGTGACGGCGCGGAAGCGACGACTCCGTCCTTCCAAGACGTCAACCTGACGGCCTATCAGGCTTGGAAACGGAAGCAGCAGAGGCGACTTGGCGAGGAAAATGTGGAGGAGATATTGGAGATGAGTCGCGGTGAGGATTCCGCCACGGTGAAACGGCGGCAAAGGCGCGAGGAGATCCTGGAGCGTTCTAAAAAGACGTTAGAAGAAAGTCAGTCAGTGTGCGGCTGGGAGAACGAGAGCTGCGTCAGCGGCGCCACCGTACCTCTCTCCGCTTTCTGGGCCGGCGCCGGTGTCATCAACGACGACAACACGTCAGTGATCAGTGGACAGTCGTCTGTCCGATCGTCTGCGTCCCGATCGACGCACTCCAACCTCCAGCCTCCGCCCATCCTCCCCGTTCCGACCGTCCAGGGTCCCTCGGGAGAAGCGATGGTCAACCTGGCCAGCATCCAGAACTGGATCGCCAACGTGGTTACGGAAACCATAAAACAGAAGCAGAGCGAGATGAGTCTGCCTCCTCCGTCGCTTGCAGGGTCGGAGCTGAGCTTCGGCGCCCCATCCAGCGTGATTTCGGGCCGCGGTGGAGACGACGACAAAGCGTCTGTGTTGAGCGGCCGGTCCTACTCCGGTAGCATGTCGCAGGGCTGCGGCCGGCCAGCGTCCGTCCTCTCAGCCGGTGGCTTCAGCGGTGCCGGTTCGCGAGGTTCCGCACTGCCGgatgtgaagaaaaacaaaatcaccaccaccagCGTCCCTCTGTTCAGCCTCTTCCAAGACCAGGTCAACCTCGGCAAACTGGACGCCATTGACAAGGAGATCAAGTCGGAAATGAGAGGCAAGATGGCCACCTACGAGAAGAAGAAAATCCTGGAAGACAACAAGCGCAGCACTTtgtacaagaagaagaagccaaagggggatgaagatgaagaagaggaggagaagaggaaggaggaggaatTCCTTGAGgaggcaaagaagaagaagcagaaaccTTTGAAGACGTTTGGCCTATCTGGATGTCTGAACCTGAACCCCGCCCTGGAGAACGACAAGAACACCAGCGTTGACGACTGGCTGAAAAGTGTCAGGCCTCCTCCCAGGAAAACTGCCGCCGCTGCAGCAATATCGGACGATCCCTACGACGACCTCGACGGCTCCGCCTCCCAGTTTGACTTCTCCAGCCGCAGGGCCTCAAGTGCCGGTGAGGACGATGACACATATGGGGGCACCTCCAGATTTGACGCAGAATATTCCGGCATCAACAATGGCCACGGTCAAGCCAGGAGGTCATACGGCGAGGGCGAGGACGATGAGGCCGGTGCCTCGGGTTCCAGGAGGAAGTTCACGAATCATTCGCAACATCGAAGCCATGACACAGGAGGCGGGAGGCGGGAAACGGATGGTGGCGATGAGGAAGATGACGTTGAAGCCTTCATCGCCCAAACTCGGCAAAGGGTCCGAGCTCGAGCGGCTGCCGAGGAGCCTGATGACGAGGTGCTCGCTGCCTGGAGGGCGCAACAGGAAGCCAAGTGGCAAGGTCAATCGTAG
- the styxl2 gene encoding serine/threonine/tyrosine-interacting-like protein 2 isoform X2, translated as MDTAADCQDAGLTEQEAINRADMASAAGEHEDQTVPNGDEEETSIQGIQSRYLRCSSPSLSMMSESRFSAISGSDAASIFMEPIHLSSAIAAKKIINEELPPRGVRAESVPESMLERAEQLMVEDLYNRVRDMIDDRSPYNTPCVLDIQRAMVQDRLEAPSRPVDEVWPNIFIAEKSIAVNKARLKRMGITHILNAAHGTGVYTGEAFYSGMGVHYMGVEVDDFHDADISPHFRPTAEFLDEALLTHKGKVAVISMMGVSRSAILVASYLMIFQHMTIMEALTAMRKKRPINPNEGFLKQLRQLNENLLEESDDDDDTLSQCSVIDARTRARIFGEGGEDDETLPEEGQSMVEVKAHSITMEEEEDGASVMSSVASSAAAEELLSRSVRPHDSRPQEESMLPENAGSTEGDEDDAGLDRMIQEWQRRNELYQSDEWWQAQLNSDEEDAAPVADVESVTSEDVRALKERSKRRNRRPPSDAASTSSCSSYADLWKQRLREIEEEASARYRKKENGESEAAQEDEKKNKIDEEMESILSDTTSMYNFCQKNKENMTALERWRVKRIHFGWNKKERGDGEKSSVGDNEKSDGAEATTPSFQDVNLTAYQAWKRKQQRRLGEENVEEILEMSRGEDSATVKRRQRREEILERSKKTLEESQSVCGWENESCVSGATVPLSAFWAGAGVINDDNTSVISGQSSVRSSASRSTHSNLQPPPILPVPTVQGPSGEAMVNLASIQNWIANVVTETIKQKQSEMSLPPPSLAGSELSFGAPSSVISGRGGDDDKASVLSGRSYSGSMSQGCGRPASVLSAGGFSGAGSRGSALPDVKKNKITTTSVPLFSLFQDQVNLGKLDAIDKEIKSEMRGKMATYEKKKILEDNKRSTLYKKKKPKGDEDEEEEEKRKEEEFLEEAKKKKQKPLKTFGLSGCLNLNPALENDKNTSVDDWLKSVRPPPRKTAAAAAISDDPYDDLDGSASQFDFSSRRASSAGEDDDTYGGTSRFDAEYSGINNGHGQARRSYGEGEDDEAGASGSRRKFTNHSQHRSHDTGGGRRETDGGDEEDDVEAFIAQTRQRVRARAAAEEPDDEVLAAWRAQQEAKWQGQS; from the exons ATGGACACCGCTGCTGACTGCCAAG ACGCGGGTTTGACTGAACAGGAGGCCATCAACAGGGCTGACATGGCGTCGGCGGCCGGCGAGCACGAGGATCAGACGGTGCCGAATGGCGACGAGGAGGAGACGAGCATCCAGGGTATCCAGTCTCGTTACCTGCGATGTTCGTCGCCCAG CCTGTCTATGATGTCAGAGTCCAGGTTTTCCGCCATCTCTGGCTCGGATGCCGCCAGTATTTTCATGGAGCCCATCCACTTGTCGTCCGCCATCGCCGCCAAAAAGATCATCAATGAGG AACTGCCACCTCGAGGTGTCCGCGCCGAGTCCGTCCCGGAGTCCATGCTTGAAAGAGCAGAGCAGCTGATGGTGGAGGACCTCTACAACCGAGTGCGGGACATGATTGATGACCGCAGCCCCTATAACACTCCCTGCGTGCTGGACATCCAGAGGGCCATGGTTCAGGATCGCCTGGAGGCTCCCAGCAGGCCTGTGGATGAAGTgtggccaaacattttcatcGCTGAGAA ATCTATCGCCGTCAACAAGGCCCGGCTGAAGCGAATGGGCATCACGCACATCCTTAACGCCGCGCACGGCACCGGCGTTTACACAGGGGAGGCGTTCTATTCCGGGATGGGCGTTCACTACATGGGTGTTGAGGTGGATGACTTCCATGACGCCGACATCTCGCCACACTTCCGGCCAACCGCGGAGTTCTTGGACGAAGCTTTGCTGACTCACAAAG GCAAAGTTGCGGTGATTTCCATGATGGGCGTCAGTCGCTCGGCCATCCTGGTGGCGTCCTACCTGATGATCTTCCAGCACATGACCATCATGGAGGCCCTGACGGCCATGAGGAAAAAGCGTCCCATCAACCCCAACGAGGGTTTCCTCAAACAACTGCGACAGCTCAACGAGAACTTGTTGGAAGagagcgacgacgacgacgacacgcTCAGCCAGTGTTCGGTTATCGACGCGCGCACTCGCGCGCGCATCTTCGGTGAGGGCGGTGAAGACGACGAGACGCTTCCGGAGGAAGGGCAAAGCATGGTGGAGGTGAAAGCGCACTCCATCAcgatggaggaggaagaggacggCGCCAGTGTGATGAGCAGCGTGGCCTCCTCCGCAGCTGCTGAGGAGCTCCTGAGCAGATCCGTCAGACCGCACGACAGCCGACCTCAAGAGGAATCCATGCTGCCTGAGAACGCGGGAAGCACAGAAGGTGACGAGGATGATGCCGGTCTGGATCGAATGATCCAAGAGTGGCAGCGCAGGAATGAGCTGTACCAAAGCGACGAGTGGTGGCAGGCGCAGCTGAACAGCGACGAGGAGGATGCGGCACCCGTCGCCGACGTGGAGAGCGTCACCAGCGAGGACGTGCGCGCCCTGAAGGAACGTTCGAAGCGCCGCAACAGACGGCCTCCGTCAGACGCCGCATCCACCTCCAGCTGCAGCAGCTACGCCGACCTCTGGAAGCAGAGACTGCGCGAGATCGAGGAAGAGGCTTCGGCTCGCTATCGGAAAAAGGAAAACGGCGAAAGTGAGGCGGCGCAAGAAGATGAAAAAAAGAATAAGATTGATGAAGAGATGGAGAGCATCCTGTCCGACACGACATCCATGTACAACTTCTGCCAGAAGAACAAGGAGAATATGACGGCTTTGGAGCGCTGGCGGGTGAAGCGGATTCACTTTGGATGGAACAAGAAAGAACGCGGGGACGGAGAGAAGAGTTCTGTAGGTGATAATGAGAAAAGTGACGGCGCGGAAGCGACGACTCCGTCCTTCCAAGACGTCAACCTGACGGCCTATCAGGCTTGGAAACGGAAGCAGCAGAGGCGACTTGGCGAGGAAAATGTGGAGGAGATATTGGAGATGAGTCGCGGTGAGGATTCCGCCACGGTGAAACGGCGGCAAAGGCGCGAGGAGATCCTGGAGCGTTCTAAAAAGACGTTAGAAGAAAGTCAGTCAGTGTGCGGCTGGGAGAACGAGAGCTGCGTCAGCGGCGCCACCGTACCTCTCTCCGCTTTCTGGGCCGGCGCCGGTGTCATCAACGACGACAACACGTCAGTGATCAGTGGACAGTCGTCTGTCCGATCGTCTGCGTCCCGATCGACGCACTCCAACCTCCAGCCTCCGCCCATCCTCCCCGTTCCGACCGTCCAGGGTCCCTCGGGAGAAGCGATGGTCAACCTGGCCAGCATCCAGAACTGGATCGCCAACGTGGTTACGGAAACCATAAAACAGAAGCAGAGCGAGATGAGTCTGCCTCCTCCGTCGCTTGCAGGGTCGGAGCTGAGCTTCGGCGCCCCATCCAGCGTGATTTCGGGCCGCGGTGGAGACGACGACAAAGCGTCTGTGTTGAGCGGCCGGTCCTACTCCGGTAGCATGTCGCAGGGCTGCGGCCGGCCAGCGTCCGTCCTCTCAGCCGGTGGCTTCAGCGGTGCCGGTTCGCGAGGTTCCGCACTGCCGgatgtgaagaaaaacaaaatcaccaccaccagCGTCCCTCTGTTCAGCCTCTTCCAAGACCAGGTCAACCTCGGCAAACTGGACGCCATTGACAAGGAGATCAAGTCGGAAATGAGAGGCAAGATGGCCACCTACGAGAAGAAGAAAATCCTGGAAGACAACAAGCGCAGCACTTtgtacaagaagaagaagccaaagggggatgaagatgaagaagaggaggagaagaggaaggaggaggaatTCCTTGAGgaggcaaagaagaagaagcagaaaccTTTGAAGACGTTTGGCCTATCTGGATGTCTGAACCTGAACCCCGCCCTGGAGAACGACAAGAACACCAGCGTTGACGACTGGCTGAAAAGTGTCAGGCCTCCTCCCAGGAAAACTGCCGCCGCTGCAGCAATATCGGACGATCCCTACGACGACCTCGACGGCTCCGCCTCCCAGTTTGACTTCTCCAGCCGCAGGGCCTCAAGTGCCGGTGAGGACGATGACACATATGGGGGCACCTCCAGATTTGACGCAGAATATTCCGGCATCAACAATGGCCACGGTCAAGCCAGGAGGTCATACGGCGAGGGCGAGGACGATGAGGCCGGTGCCTCGGGTTCCAGGAGGAAGTTCACGAATCATTCGCAACATCGAAGCCATGACACAGGAGGCGGGAGGCGGGAAACGGATGGTGGCGATGAGGAAGATGACGTTGAAGCCTTCATCGCCCAAACTCGGCAAAGGGTCCGAGCTCGAGCGGCTGCCGAGGAGCCTGATGACGAGGTGCTCGCTGCCTGGAGGGCGCAACAGGAAGCCAAGTGGCAAGGTCAATCGTAG